The Scomber japonicus isolate fScoJap1 chromosome 8, fScoJap1.pri, whole genome shotgun sequence genome has a segment encoding these proteins:
- the apool gene encoding MICOS complex subunit MIC27: MAAKVVMVAVPTVLGIASIRVYTVKEVSADGLVTREKLNIYNPLPPSTQVHFVPDKPGVIESGLTTARESILPFVHTVKGACVSVKRGSVNLYHAGEDLYYYLKDPPPGFLPRFGTITIAGLLGMFLARKGSRFKKLALPLGLMTAGASVCYPAQAVAVCKVTGKKVYAAGQWSSATVSSLLTYMSQEPVAKEIAASKPQAATVPNPESAVVEEAQSAACHASEPSSTTDDSAQSTVLSETEVQSVESVPVSDEPIVNGTEEVSSVTLTEISPDQPPTETNTDLVVQSVPAETTPPSELPAPVESEEPPALKPASEEVSTEASAAEPTPSLEPETVEPAPIESALAEPAPVESAPAEAAPVESAPVESAPAEAAPVESAPVESAPAEAASVESAPAEPAPVESAPAEAAAVKSAPAEAAPVESAPAEAAPVESAPAEAAPSTEEPPAPKTSEEPAAVAVVESADLESASEPELVAAVEEAPTPTHTPPPPLPPLEQPAADNNKGGSGFKPDPALMDFGQSNPEDEDLYSTRS; encoded by the exons ATGGCGGCCAAG GTGGTGATGGTGGCCGTCCCGACGGTGCTGGGCATAGCCTCCATTCGAGTGTACACGGTGAAGGAAGTGTCCGCTGATGGGCTTGTTACTCGAGAAAAG CTGAACATCTACAACCCGCTGCCACCATCCACTCAGGTTCACTTTGTGCCAGATAAGCCTGGCGTCATTGAGAGCGGCTTAACGACAGCGAGAGAGAGTATACTACCATTTGTCCATACTGTCAAG GGAGCCTGTGTCTCTGTGAAAAGGGGAAGTGTAAACCTATACCATGCTGGAGAGG ATTTGTACTATTACTTGAAAGACCCTCCCCCGGGTTTCCTACCCAGATTTGGCACCATCACCATAGCCGGCCTGCTTGGCATGTTCTTGGCACGGAAAG GCTCTCGTTTTAAGAAGTTAGCGCTTCCACTGGGCCTGATGACTGCAGGAGCATCAGTGTGCTACCCAGCCCAAGCAGTGGCTGTGTGTAAG GTGACAGGCAAGAAGGTGTATGCTGCAGGGCAGTGGAGCAGCGCTACAGTGTCTTCACTGCTTACCTACATGTCCCAGGAGCCGGTTGCTAAAGAGATTGCTGCTTCAAAACCACAG GCAGCCACAGTGCCAAATCCAGAGTCTGCAGTAGTTGAAGAGGCTCAGTCTGCCGCCTGCCATGCCTCAGAGCCCAGCTCCACCACAGACGACTCAGCCCAGAGCACTGTGCTCTCTGAGACTGAGGTGCAATCAGTTGAGTCTGTTCCTGTCTCTGATGAGCCCATTGTCAATGGAACAGAAGAAGTATCATCAGTAACACTCACAGAGATTTCCCCAGACCAGCCCCCCACAGAGACCAACACAG ATCTCGTGGTACAGTCGGTGCCAGCAGAGACCACTCCTCCCTCTGAACTACCTGCCCCTGTTGAAAGCGAGGAGCCCCCAGCCTTAAAACCAGCATCAGAGGAAGTCTCCACTGAAGCCAGTGCAGCTGAGCCCACACCGAGCTTAGAACCAGAGACTGTAGAGCCTGCACCAATCGAGTCTGCTTTAGCTGAGCCTGCTCCGGTCGAGTCTGCTCCAGCTGAGGCCGCCCCAGTGGAGTCTGCTCCGGTCGAGTCTGCTCCAGCTGAAGCCGCCCCAGTGGAGTCTGCTCCGGTCGAGTCTGCTCCAGCTGAGGCCGCCTCAGTGGAGTCTGCTCCAGCTGAGCCTGCTCCGGTCGAGTCTGCTCCAGCTGAAGCAGCCGCAGTCAAGTCTGCTCCAGCTGAGGCCGCTCCAGTCGAGTCTGCTCCAGCTGAGGCCGCTCCAGTCGAGTCTGCTCCAGCTGAGGCCGCTCCTTCAACTGAGGAACCCCCTGCTCCAAAGACCTCAGAAGAGCCAGCAG CAGTGGCAGTTGTCGAATCAGCTGATCTTGAATCTGCCTCTGAACCTGAGCTCGTTGCTGCTGTGGAGGAGGCTCcaactccaacacacacaccaccaccaccactaccacctcTTGAACAGCCTGCAGCAGATAACAACAAAG GGGGCTCTGGTTTCAAGCCAGACCCAGCTCTCATGGACTTTGGCCAGTCCAACCCGGAGGATGAAGACCTGTATAGCACACGCAGTTGA
- the agtr2 gene encoding type-2 angiotensin II receptor — MSIPNDLFFFNSTSSPYNTTEIYQNSSVYPCEDWSPIPMTTLIPSIYSVICVLGIIGNALAVCVLAYNSTSRRTVANTFMLNLCMSDLLFLLSLPLWAVYYSKGYSWPFGRVACKICGAILNLNLYASIFFITCMSMDRYLAIVHPLRSQSARDPKRARLTCILVWVLACVCIAPTLALRDTRHLPVLDVEACVISYPDYAWYLTLVCIKMVLGFLLPLLVICCCYYAIGRHLLSDTGLVRMQNLSHTPSMPSFKSLESQESCHKPERPPTPCVNPSFSGSRPLEGRGLERVLWTVAAVVLAFFLCWFPFHCVTFLDILKSEGWLDSCWVDWTIHNLTPLTLCLGFSNSAINPVLYCFIGNHFRGRLGGLCKGLCASCLKTRGEDHSQKRGSFSTRLSSFSRKLSDLKDLAIVEASGPA, encoded by the coding sequence ATGTCAATCCCAAATGATCTCTTCTTTTTcaactccacctcctccccttACAACACTACGGAGATCTATCAGAACTCCTCTGTTTACCCCTGCGAAGACTGGTCTCCTATACCCATGACCACCCTCATCCCCTCCATCTATAGCGTTATCTGCGTGCTGGGCATCATAGGCAACGCCCTGGCAGTGTGCGTGTTGGCTTATAACAGCACATCGAGGAGAACTGTAGCAAACACTTTCATGCTTAACCTGTGCATGTCTGACCTGCTGTTCCTGCTGTCTCTCCCGCTGTGGGCCGTCTACTACTCTAAAGGCTACAGTTGGCCCTTTGGCCGGGTGGCCTGCAAAATCTGTGGCGCTATTCTTAACCTGAACCTCTACGCGTCTATCTTCTTCATCACATGCATGAGCATGGACCGCTACCTGGCCATTGTGCACCCACTCCGCTCCCAGAGTGCACGAGACCCTAAACGTGCCAGACTCACATGCATCCTGGTTTGGGTTTTGGCATGTGTATGCATAGCACCCACTTTGGCTCTGAGGGACACTCGACACCTACCGGTGCTTGATGTGGAAGCTTGTGTGATTTCCTATCCTGATTACGCCTGGTATCTGACCCTGGTCTGCATCAAGATGGTTCTGGGCTTTCTGCTGCCACTGCTTGTCATCTGTTGTTGCTACTATGCTATTGGGAGACATTTGTTGTCTGATACAGGACTGGTAAGAATGCAGAATCTGTCACACACCCCCAGCATGCcctcttttaaatcactagaaTCCCAAGAGAGCTGCCATAAACCAGAGAGACCCCCGACCCCCTGTGTGAACCCCAGCTTCAGTGGGAGCAGACCCCTGGAAGGCAGAGGACTGGAGAGGGTGTTGTGGACCGTGGCTGCAGTTGTCCTGGCGTTCTTCCTTTGCTGGTTTCCCTTTCACTGCGTGACCTTTTTGGACATACTGAAGAGTGAAGGCTGGTTGGACAGCTGCTGGGTAGACTGGACCATCCACAACCTCACCCCTCTGACCCTCTGTTTGGGCTTCTCCAACTCAGCCATCAACCCTGTGCTCTACTGCTTCATTGGGAACCATTTCAGAGGCCGTCTTGGGGGCCTCTGCAAGGGCCTGTGTGCGTCATGTTTGAAGACCCGTGGGGAAGATCACAGCCAGAAGAGAGGCTCTTTCAGCACAAGGCTGAGCTCCTTCTCCCGAAAACTCAGTGACCTGAAAGACTTGGCGATTGTTGAGGCCTCTGGTCCTGCCTAG
- the LOC128362551 gene encoding SH2 domain-containing protein 1A-like, translating into MENLPVYHGPIGKEEGERRLAQDGREGCYLIRNSDSVPGVFCLCVLCRGYVYTYRLCQDEGGSWAAETTPGVTKRYFRQIKNLIAAFQKPDQGIAMPLLFPVTAQSRAQMHTEEQTASHSLSLTHSSDPNTYLQQRPHAAKGHKNRNKKEVRQALG; encoded by the exons ATGGAAAACCTGCCTGTCTACCACGGACCCATCGgcaaagaggagggggagaggcgTCTGGCCCAGGACGGGCGGGAGGGGTGCTACCTTATCCGCAACAGTGACTCTGTTCCTGGTGTCTTCTGCCTGTGTGTGCT gtgcagAGGATATGTCTACACGTACAGACTCTGCCAGGATGAAGGAGGCTCATGGGCTGCAGAG ACCACTCCTGGTGTGACGAAACGATATTTCCGCCAAATCAAGAACTTGATAGCAGCTTTCCAGAAGCCCGATCAAGGAATTGCCATGCCTCTGCTCTTCCCTGTCACCGCTCAGAGTCGGgcacaaatgcacacagaggaacagacagcCAGTCATAGCCTGTCACTGACACACAGCAGCGACCCAAACACTTACCTCCAGCAACGGCCGCATGCTGCTAAGGGACACAAAAACAGGAACAAGAAAGAGGTGCGGCAAGCTTTGGGTTAG